The Nitrospirota bacterium genome window below encodes:
- the clpB gene encoding ATP-dependent chaperone ClpB — protein sequence MDMNRMTVKVQEALQTASSHASRRSHQGIDVEHLLLSLVEQEGGLASSLLDQAGVSASSVRQAVEQALAKLPQVQGAGAGPGQLHVTSRLSQVLAKAEDEQRTLKDDYLSVEHVILAMVQEGGVFKKLGLTKERLLGALQQVRGSQRVTSQDPEGTYQALEKYGRDLTRLAGQGKLDPVIGRDEEIRRVVQILSRRTKNNPVLIGEPGVGKTAIVEGLASRIIKGDVPEGLKKKRVITLDMGSLVAGAKFRGEFEERLKAVLKEVQTAEGQILLFIDELHTVVGAGAAEGSMDAANLLKPMLARGELHLIGATTLDEYRKHIEKDAALERRFQTVLVDQPSVEDTISILRGLKERYEVHHGVRIKDAALVAAAKLSNRYIADRFLPDKAIDLVDESAARLRTEIDSLPAELDEVSRKVMQLEIEREALRKEQDQASQARLVTLELELGEKQEVLRELKTRWDSEKASVAKLRKMREAMEEVKQSMERAERAYDLNRVAELRYGELPRLERELALEQEQLGKKQGESRLLKEEVDEDDIAAIVSRWTGIPVSRLVEGETEKLLKLGELLHQRVVGQNEAVEAVADAVLRARSGIKDPNRPIGSFLFLGPTGVGKTELARALAMTLFDDEANLVRIDMSEYMEKHTVARLIGAPPGYIGYEEGGQLTEAVRRRPFSVILFDEIEKAHHDVFNVLLQVLDDGRLTDSQGRTVDFKNTVLIMTSNIGSPQILEAQQRRASYDEVCALVMVELREHFRPEFLNRVDETVVFHPLETEQLAKIAEIQLERLRARLAERRITLTITPAALRHLGERGYDPVYGARPLKRLIQQELETPMARQLIKGELRDGDTATVDLKDQHIVIVPSVTA from the coding sequence ATGGACATGAACCGCATGACCGTCAAAGTGCAAGAGGCCCTTCAGACTGCCTCATCCCATGCCTCACGGCGAAGTCATCAGGGCATCGATGTGGAGCATCTCTTACTGTCGCTCGTGGAACAGGAAGGCGGTCTCGCCTCCTCTCTCCTCGACCAGGCGGGAGTATCGGCCTCATCCGTTCGTCAGGCAGTGGAACAAGCGCTCGCGAAACTCCCTCAAGTCCAAGGTGCCGGAGCAGGCCCGGGACAGCTTCATGTCACCTCCAGGCTCAGCCAGGTCTTGGCCAAAGCCGAAGACGAACAACGAACGTTGAAAGACGATTATCTCAGTGTCGAGCATGTCATCCTTGCCATGGTCCAGGAAGGAGGCGTCTTCAAGAAGCTCGGCCTGACGAAGGAACGGCTCTTGGGGGCCTTGCAGCAAGTACGAGGCTCGCAACGGGTCACAAGCCAGGACCCGGAAGGCACCTACCAGGCATTGGAAAAATACGGCCGCGACCTCACTCGATTAGCGGGGCAAGGGAAGCTGGACCCGGTCATCGGACGAGATGAAGAAATCCGCCGCGTCGTGCAGATCCTTTCGCGGCGCACCAAGAACAATCCCGTGCTCATTGGCGAACCGGGCGTCGGGAAAACTGCCATCGTCGAAGGGCTCGCCTCGCGTATCATCAAAGGCGATGTGCCGGAAGGACTGAAGAAAAAGCGCGTCATCACCCTCGACATGGGATCGTTGGTGGCAGGCGCGAAGTTTCGCGGCGAGTTCGAGGAACGATTGAAAGCGGTCTTGAAAGAAGTGCAGACGGCAGAGGGCCAGATCCTGCTCTTCATCGATGAGCTCCATACGGTTGTGGGAGCCGGCGCGGCGGAGGGGTCGATGGACGCAGCCAATCTGCTCAAGCCCATGCTGGCCCGCGGCGAATTGCATCTGATCGGCGCGACCACGCTGGATGAATACCGGAAGCATATCGAGAAGGATGCCGCGCTGGAACGGCGGTTCCAAACGGTGCTGGTCGATCAGCCCTCGGTGGAAGATACCATCTCGATTCTGCGCGGCCTCAAGGAACGGTACGAAGTGCACCATGGGGTGCGTATCAAAGACGCAGCCCTGGTCGCAGCGGCAAAACTCTCGAACCGCTATATCGCCGATCGCTTTCTTCCGGACAAGGCCATCGATCTGGTGGACGAATCGGCCGCCAGATTACGGACGGAAATCGATAGTTTGCCGGCCGAGCTGGATGAAGTCTCGCGCAAGGTGATGCAGCTGGAGATCGAGCGGGAGGCCTTGCGGAAAGAGCAGGATCAGGCCAGTCAGGCGCGGCTCGTCACGCTGGAGCTGGAGTTGGGCGAAAAACAAGAAGTACTGCGGGAACTCAAGACTCGCTGGGATTCAGAGAAAGCCTCCGTCGCGAAACTGCGCAAAATGCGGGAAGCGATGGAAGAGGTCAAGCAATCGATGGAACGGGCTGAGCGGGCCTACGATCTAAACCGCGTGGCGGAGCTGCGCTATGGAGAGCTGCCCCGCTTGGAGCGTGAACTGGCTCTGGAGCAGGAACAGCTCGGCAAGAAACAGGGTGAAAGCCGGCTGCTCAAAGAAGAGGTCGATGAAGACGACATCGCGGCCATCGTAAGCCGTTGGACCGGTATCCCCGTCTCACGGCTCGTCGAAGGTGAAACGGAAAAACTCTTGAAACTGGGCGAACTGCTGCATCAGCGGGTGGTCGGCCAGAATGAAGCGGTCGAGGCGGTCGCGGATGCAGTTCTCCGGGCCCGCTCCGGCATCAAAGATCCAAACCGGCCCATCGGTTCGTTCCTCTTTCTCGGTCCAACCGGTGTCGGCAAGACCGAGTTGGCGCGGGCCCTGGCCATGACACTCTTCGATGACGAGGCGAACTTGGTGCGGATCGACATGTCCGAGTATATGGAGAAACATACGGTGGCCCGTCTGATCGGAGCCCCTCCCGGCTATATTGGCTATGAAGAGGGTGGACAATTGACGGAAGCAGTCCGGCGGCGGCCCTTCTCCGTCATCCTGTTCGACGAGATCGAAAAAGCTCATCACGATGTCTTCAATGTTCTGCTGCAAGTCTTGGATGACGGCAGGTTGACGGACTCGCAGGGACGGACCGTCGATTTCAAGAACACGGTCTTGATCATGACCTCGAATATCGGCAGCCCGCAGATCCTGGAGGCGCAGCAACGGCGCGCGTCGTATGACGAGGTCTGTGCTCTCGTGATGGTGGAACTGCGGGAACATTTCCGTCCTGAGTTCTTGAACCGTGTCGATGAGACGGTAGTGTTCCATCCGCTGGAAACGGAGCAGCTGGCGAAGATCGCGGAGATTCAGCTGGAGCGGTTACGGGCCCGGTTGGCGGAACGGCGGATCACCCTCACCATCACACCGGCTGCCTTACGGCACTTAGGTGAGCGTGGATACGATCCGGTCTATGGAGCGAGACCCTTGAAGCGGTTGATTCAGCAGGAACTGGAAACGCCGATGGCGCGGCAATTGATCAAGGGCGAGTTGCGCGATGGGGACACGGCTACTGTGGACCTGAAAGATCAGCACATCGTGATTGTGCCGTCGGTCACCGCATAG
- a CDS encoding Crp/Fnr family transcriptional regulator, with the protein MRLKQQRRSGPLATVSSLATLCAGCDTAHICAVSTANQTSTTADERRPKQGVTMTHYRAGDFIVHQGDQITDLEMICRGLAMQLSVDRQGEESLVRIIGPGGILCLSEWLQAKPTHSASVKAVTDVFVSGLNSEEARACLLQDAATIDIFLRQIGSDVQQLESTAAGLRSPHASARVLQYLLQLASWLHLKNAPTLRFPVVIPRWVIAKATGLRPETVSRVMAQLSLKRLIAYHERRIVIPQWKRLSTAVDAGLSP; encoded by the coding sequence ATGAGGCTGAAACAGCAGAGACGCTCTGGTCCGCTGGCCACGGTCTCCTCACTCGCAACGCTCTGCGCAGGCTGTGATACGGCGCATATCTGCGCTGTCTCAACAGCCAACCAGACTTCCACCACCGCCGACGAACGCCGCCCCAAGCAAGGCGTCACGATGACGCATTATCGGGCCGGTGATTTCATCGTCCATCAAGGCGATCAGATCACAGATCTGGAGATGATCTGCCGGGGGCTTGCGATGCAGTTGTCGGTCGATCGGCAGGGCGAAGAATCGCTCGTGCGGATAATTGGGCCTGGAGGGATACTCTGTCTGTCGGAGTGGCTGCAAGCGAAGCCGACTCATTCGGCCTCGGTGAAAGCTGTCACCGATGTCTTTGTCTCAGGACTGAATTCCGAGGAGGCACGGGCGTGCCTCCTGCAAGACGCGGCGACGATTGACATCTTTCTCCGGCAAATCGGGTCAGACGTTCAACAGCTGGAATCCACAGCTGCCGGCCTTCGTTCACCTCATGCTTCCGCGCGAGTACTACAGTATCTTCTTCAATTGGCGAGCTGGCTGCATCTTAAGAATGCCCCGACTCTCCGTTTTCCCGTTGTCATCCCCCGTTGGGTGATCGCGAAAGCCACGGGCTTAAGGCCGGAAACCGTCAGCCGTGTCATGGCGCAGCTGTCCTTGAAACGTCTCATTGCCTATCATGAGCGCCGTATCGTCATCCCCCAGTGGAAACGATTGTCTACGGCAGTGGACGCAGGCCTATCGCCTTAA
- a CDS encoding YifB family Mg chelatase-like AAA ATPase — MLGKVLSVALVGIDAHLIDVEVDIAGGLPQFSVVGLPDATVKESRDRVRSALKNTGFHFPAKKITVNLAPANIKKEGSGLDLAIAIAILVAEEVIPPENVRNCVCVGELSLDGQIKAIAGALSIGIACRQDQRLLLPADNSQEAAMVQGVTAYPLHTLPEAVGFLQGKVPLAPAQADRDRFFTTRPVEDEDYGDVKGQDLAKRALEIAAAGGHNLLMIGPPGSGKTMLAKRLPTILPLMEQDEAIETTRIHSVAGQLTAEHPLLTVRPFRAPHHSISDAGLIGGGTIPRPGEVSLAHNGVLFLDESPEFRRPVLDGLRQPLEEGQVTLTRASGSLRYPARFMLIAAMNPCPCGYYGDRAHECLCSPQQIRRYRAKLSGPLQDRIDMHIEVPPVSIRDLHDQRPMPESSATIRSRVLAARDRQRQRYRQDGIHTNAQLKPRLLKRYCVLAAPARELLEQALAKLGLSARAHGRIVRVARTIADLAGSDTIEPVHLAEAIQYRSLDRRMEF; from the coding sequence ATGCTTGGAAAGGTTCTGAGCGTTGCACTCGTCGGGATCGATGCCCACCTGATCGACGTGGAAGTCGATATTGCCGGAGGGCTGCCGCAATTTTCGGTCGTCGGCCTTCCCGATGCCACAGTAAAAGAAAGCCGCGACCGAGTCCGTTCCGCGCTCAAGAATACCGGTTTCCATTTTCCCGCCAAGAAGATTACCGTCAACCTCGCGCCGGCGAACATCAAGAAGGAAGGGTCCGGGCTCGACTTGGCCATAGCCATAGCCATCCTCGTCGCGGAAGAGGTCATTCCGCCTGAGAATGTCCGAAACTGCGTCTGCGTCGGAGAACTGTCGCTGGACGGACAGATCAAAGCGATTGCTGGCGCCCTATCCATCGGGATCGCCTGTCGTCAGGACCAGCGTCTGCTTTTACCAGCAGATAACAGCCAGGAAGCTGCAATGGTGCAGGGAGTGACGGCCTACCCACTCCACACACTCCCTGAGGCAGTGGGATTTCTTCAAGGCAAGGTTCCGCTGGCTCCCGCCCAGGCAGACCGAGACCGGTTTTTCACCACCAGGCCTGTTGAGGATGAGGACTATGGCGATGTGAAGGGGCAAGACCTTGCAAAGCGGGCCTTGGAGATTGCCGCAGCAGGAGGACACAACCTCTTAATGATCGGACCGCCTGGATCCGGCAAGACGATGTTGGCCAAACGCCTTCCGACGATTCTCCCCCTCATGGAACAGGATGAAGCAATCGAGACGACTCGCATCCATAGTGTCGCAGGACAATTGACCGCCGAGCACCCGCTGCTGACCGTCCGTCCCTTTCGCGCGCCCCACCATAGTATTTCCGATGCAGGACTCATCGGAGGAGGCACGATCCCCCGGCCTGGAGAAGTCTCCCTGGCCCACAACGGGGTGTTGTTTCTCGACGAATCGCCGGAGTTCCGCCGCCCGGTCTTGGACGGATTACGGCAACCGCTGGAAGAGGGGCAGGTAACCCTGACCAGGGCTAGCGGCTCGCTCCGTTACCCGGCCCGCTTCATGTTGATCGCCGCGATGAATCCCTGCCCCTGCGGCTACTATGGGGATCGCGCGCATGAATGCCTCTGCAGCCCGCAGCAAATCCGCCGTTATCGAGCGAAATTGTCCGGGCCGCTCCAAGACCGGATCGACATGCATATTGAGGTGCCTCCGGTCTCCATCCGGGACCTCCACGACCAGCGGCCCATGCCGGAAAGCTCCGCCACGATCCGCTCGCGCGTCCTGGCTGCTAGGGACCGGCAGCGCCAGCGGTACCGCCAGGACGGCATCCATACGAATGCCCAGTTGAAGCCGCGCCTCCTGAAGCGGTATTGTGTGCTGGCGGCTCCGGCTCGGGAACTGCTCGAACAGGCATTGGCGAAGCTCGGGTTGTCTGCGCGGGCCCATGGGCGCATAGTGCGGGTCGCGAGGACGATTGCCGATCTTGCAGGCTCTGATACGATTGAGCCGGTGCACCTGGCGGAAGCGATTCAATATCGCAGTCTCGACCGTCGAATGGAGTTTTAG